ATGCTGTGGGGAAAAGAGCCGGACAGCGTATCTGTCAAAGCACTTGATACCGCACTTGTTCTTCATGCGGACCATGAGCTGAATGCTTCAACTTTTGCTGGCCGGGTTACAGTTGCGACATTATCCGATATTTATTCTGGGGTCACCTCCGCTATTGGTGCGCTCAAAGGCCCGCTTCACGGTGGGGCGAATGAAGCTGTTATGAAGATGCTAGAGGAGATCGGAAGTTTGGAAGCGGTTGAACCGTTTATCCGTAAGAAACTGGATAACCGTGAGAAAATCATGGGCTTCGGTCATCGAGTATATAAGAACGGTGATCCACGTGCAAAACATTTGATGAAAATGTCGCTGGAGCTTGGCACGATGAAAAATGACACCACCCTTTACGACATGTCCGTAAATATTGAACAATTGATTACCGGGCAAAAGGGATTAAGACCGAATGTTGATTTCTATTCGGCTTCTGTTTATACACAGCTAGGCATAGATCGTGAACTGTTCACTCCTATTTTTGCAATTAGCCGGACTTCAGGTTGGACTGCGCATATTCTGGAGCAATATACAGATAACCGCATTATTCGTCCACGTGCAGAATATACGGGTATGGTTGAACAGAAATACGTTCCAGTAGACGAAAGATAGAAGAGCAGCCTTGCGGGCTGCTCCTAAAGTTTAGTAGAATGAACCCTAGCAATAGTGTTTTAAATTTTTGATTTTAATGATGATGAGAGTTTTGTTCGAATATAAGAAAGTATAAGTTTCACACGATACTTTATGTCTTATATTTCTCGCTTAAACACTTACCGTCCTTATAAGGACGCCGAAGGCGTTTATGCTTGGATGCTTGTCAATGCTATTTAAATCCCACAAAACTTTAGGAGGAATACACTCAAATGTTGAAACTAGAAAAATTCGATCTACCTACAGAAGGCGAACAAATCACGATTAAAGAAGGAAAACTACAAGTTCCGAATAATCCAATCATTCCTTTTATCGAGGGTGACGGTACAGGCCGTGATATTTGGAAAGCTTCCAAGCGCGTACTTGATGCAGCAGTAACTAAAGCTTATGGTGGCACTAAGCAAATCGCTTGGTACGAAGTATTTGCTGGCGAAAAAGCTTTCAATACATATGGTGAATGGTTGCCAAATGATACGTTGGAAGCAATCCGCGAATATTTTGTGGCGATCAAGGGACCACTTACTACTCCAATCGGAGGCGGTATTCGTTCATTGAATGTAGCTTTGCGTCAAGAATTGGATTTGTACGTATGTCTGCGTCCAGTTCGTTATTTCCAAGGTGTACCTTCTCCTGTTAAACGTCCTGAGCTGGTGGATATGGTTATTTTCCGTGAGAATACAGAGGATATCTATGCAGGGATTGAATATCAAGAAGGCTCTGCTGAAGTGAAGAAAGTCATTGAATTCCTGCAAAAAGAGATGGGAGTTAACAAAATCCGTTTCCCTGAAACTTCTGGTATTGGTATCAAACCGGTATCCTCCGAAGGTTCGAAGCGCTTGGTGCGCGCTGCAATTGAATATGCAATCAAACACGGACGTAAGAGTGTAACGCTTGTTCACAAAGGAAACATCATGAAGTTCACTGAAGGTGCCTTTAAAAACTGGGGTTATGAAGTAGCTGAGCAAGAGTTCGGAGATAAGGTCTTCACTTGGAGTCAATATGATGTGATTAAGGAACGTGACGGTGAGGCTGCCGCTAATGCTGCTCAGAAGGATGCTGAAGCTGCTGGCAAAATCATTATCAAGGATGCAATTGCGGATATCGCGCTGCAACAAGTTCTGACTCGTCCAACTGATTTCGATGTTATTGCTACGTTGAACCTGAACGGGGATTACCTGTCCGACGCACTGGCTGCACAAATCGGCGGCATCGGCATCGCTCCTGGAGCGAACATTAACTACATTACTGGCCACGCCATCTTTGAAGCTACCCATGGTACAGCTCCTAAATATGCAGACAAAGACGTTGTGAATCCTGGTTCTGTCATTCTGTCCGGCGTAATGCTCTTGGAGCACTTGGGCTGGCAGGAAGCAGCGGACCTGATTTATAAAGGTATGGAAACTGCTATCAACAATAAGACCGTGACTTATGACTTTGCCCGCCTGATGGAAGGTGCAACTGAGCTGAAATGCTCCGCATTTGCAGACGAAATTATTAACCACCTATAGGTTAGATTAGCCTTAGCCAGATAACATTAGCCTTACCTTTATCATTTCTAGGAGGCGAATCTGTGGCGATCAAGCGTTATAAAATTACAGTGGTAGGTGCCGGTTTTACCGGCGCTACTACAGCTCTTATGTTAGCTCAAAAGGAACTTGGAGACGTTGTGCTGCTCGATATTCCACAAATGGAGAACCCAACCAAGGGTAAGGCGCTTGACATGCAAGAAGCAGGTCCTGTGCAGAGATTCGACAGTCATATTATTGGAACCTCAAGTTATGAAGATGCTGTAGATTCTGATATTGTAATTATCACTGCAGGGATTGCCCGTAAACCTGGGATGAGCCGCGACGATCTTGTGAATATCAATGCAGGGATTGTAAAGTCGGTATGCGAGAACGTAAGAGATGTAGCACCGGAATCCATCGTAATTATTTTGAGTAATCCGGTAGATGCGATGACTTATGCTGCATTTGAAGCGTTAGGCTTTCCGAAAAACCGCGTAATTGGACAATCCGGCGTGCTGGATACAGCGCGTTACTGCACTTTTATTGCACAAGAGCTGAACGTATCCGTTGAAGATGTACGTGGTTTCGTAATAGGCGGACACGGCAATGATATGGTACCGCTCGTTCGTTATTCTAGTGTCGGAGGCATTCCGATCGATACATTGATTCCTACGGATCGTATTGAGGAGATTGTGAAGCGTACACGTGTGGGTGGCGGGGAAATCGTTGACCTTTTAGGAAATGGTAGTGCGTATTATGCTCCTGCAGCCTCTTTAGTTCAGATGACGGAAGCGATCTTGAAGGATAAGAAACGGATCATTCCGGTTATTGCCTTGCTTGAAGGCGAATATGGTTATGACAATCTGTTTCTGGGCGTTCCAGCTCTTCTTGGTGCGAATGGGATTGAGAAGATCTTTGAACTGGAGCTTACGGCTGAGGAGAAAGCGGCTTTAGATAAGTCCGCAGAGTCCGTACGTAGTGTAACAGCAATATTATCTGTGTAGATTGTGTCAAATGAAAGGGGAGGGTCCCGAAGGCCGTGAAATGGCTTAAGGGCTCTCTCTTTTTTTATATCAACAACTTCAAAGAATGGACACCTAAGTTGCTTTTCTTATTCTAATATTATGGGTATAATTATATGTAACTATTATCACAGTTAAATTGGAGGAGATATGATATGGATTGGAACGTTTTGTTTTTCTTACATATGATCGGGACGCTGGCACTAGGATTTTACCTTGTACTGCCTTTCATCATCGGTCGTGCTGAAAAATTGTCGCCTGCAGCAAAAGAAGGTACGTTAAGTGCAGTTACTGGATTTAACCGCTTTGCACAGTACGGTTTAGTGATTCAACTACTTACAGGTGGTTACATGATGACCAAAGGTGATTATTCTGTAGCATGGATGATCATTATCGTTGTATTGTTGCTAGCAATGTTTGCGCTTGGTGGTATTATGAGCAAGCCTTTGCGTCTTGCTGCTGCTGGAATTCGTGAGAACCGTGATGTCAAAGCAGAAACAGGCAAATTGCGTACGCTTAGTGCGCTACTGTCCGTGTCATTGCTGCTGATGGTATTCTTCATGGTATTTAACGATATTATTTAATCTGTAGCACTATGAGCCCGCTTCCGTAATGGAGAGCGGGTTTTTTTGTGTTCAAAAAAACTTCGGATTGTTTGATTCTACCTGCATTGTGGTAAGTAACTTTTCATACAGCAATTTAAAAAAATGATAAAGCGGGCGTATAAACGTATACGCTTGAGCCATCCTAAGACGATCAGTTAACTATCAATTACTTAACGAGAGGAGCTAGGATTATGTCAAACGACAAGCAAGCTACGAAAACCTTACCCCCGCAAGAACAGCATCATCAGCCAGGAATTGAGAGCGAAATGAAGCCGTTGCCGAAATATGAGCCGGCTAATTATAAGGCGGCAGGTAAATTGCAGGGCAAGGCGGCACTTATTACTGGAGGAGACAGCGGGATCGGACGGGCAGTGGCTGTTCTTTTTGCAAAAGAAGGCGCCGATGTAGTTATTTCATATCTGAATGAACACTCTGATGCAGAGGAAACGAAACGCCAGGTGGAGCAGGAAGGTCGCAAATGCATTCTGATTCCAGGAGATATTGGTGTGGAAACCTTCTGTAAAGATCTCATTAAACAGACGGTAGAGGGCCTCGGGAAACTGGATATTCTCATCAATAACGCGGCGGAGCAACATCCACAAGCTAAGATTGAGGATATTACGTCCGAGCAGCTAGAGCGTACATTCCGTACGAATATTTTTGCAATGTTTTATTTGACCAAAGCGGCTATGCCTCATCTGAAAGCAGGATCAGCAATCATTAATACGACTTCGATTACCGCTTATCGTGGTAGTCCACAATTACTGGACTACTCTTCAACGAAAGGAGCCATTCTGAGCTTCACGCGTTCCTTATCTACGAATCTGGCAGAGAAAGGCATTCGGGTAAATGGCGTTGCTCCGGGTCCAATTTGGACACCGCTTATTCCATCTACTTTTGATGCAAAACAGGTTAGTGAGTTCGGCGGTACGCAGCCTATGAAGCGACCGGGACAACCGGAGGAGCTGGCCCCAGCTTATGTATATCTAGCCTCCGATGATTCGAGTTATGTGACCGGACAGGTTATCCATGTAAATGGTGGCGAGGTCGTAAACGGGTAGATGCTCAGCCAACCAAACCTAGATACTTATATAAAAAGCTCTAATTCAGGGTTAGCCGAATTAGAGCTTTTTGTATTGATCTTGGGATTTAGTTTCCAGCAGACAGCTCATCGAGCGACATTTCAAAACTCGGAGCCATATGAGTGAGGAAATAATCTACTTCCTGTAAGCCGAGTCCGCGTAGCTTCGCACCTGTCTGCTCTTTCGCCGCTGCGAATTCACGGTTGCCCGCAGCAACCTCCCAGACACACTTTAGGTAAGCATCCAGTCGATCGGCTGCTTTAACGTAGCTGTGCAGGAGAACGTCCTCCGAATCGGGAGAACTGTCTTCTGGCTGCATGAGCTGCGTGTAAATGCCCTGAAGCTCGGGAGGAATCATACCGGTCAAGCGTTCCGCAGCAATTCTTTCCATTTCGCGGAAGTTGGTAAGTAGCCGAGGATTATTGTATTTCACTGGTGTGGCAATATCACCCGTGAACACTTCGCTGGCATCATGGAACAGGGCCATAGTTGCTGCTCTTTCAGCGTTTAATGAACGTCCATAATGAATATTACCAATGGAACAGAGCATATGTGTGAGCAGAGCTACATGGAAAGAATGCTCTGCAACGTTCTCAGGTGCGGTGCTGCGCATTAGGCTCCAGCGCTGAATATATTGAAGCCGATATAAATAGGCGGAAAAATGGTAGTTCAATTTTAAAGTAACCCCTTTCATGAGCTGCTAGGTATGATATTATTATACTAATTGTATCAGACTTTTGATAATCTGGATCTGCTGAGAGGAGCTTGAATGAATATGCAGCATTTTGAAGACAGCATTTATAATCTAATTGTTGAAACGTCCACGAACTTGCCGGGTGATGTACGCCGGGCGGTCGCCAAGGGTCGCGCACTAGAGGACAGAGCTACCCGGTCAGGTCTTGCGTTAACTACGATTGCTCAAAATATCGGAATGGCTGAGCAGCAAGTATCACCGATCTGTCAGGATACGGGAATGCCTACATTTATCATTCACACACCTGTGGGAATCAATCAGATTGAGATGAAAAAAGATATTCACAACGCCATTGTACGGGCGACCAAGAATGGTAAGCTTCGCCCAAATTCTGTAGATTCATTGACAGGTGAGAACAGCGGAGATAATTTGGGAGCAGGGACACCGGTCATTCATTTTGAACAATGGGAAGAGGAAAAAATAGATGTCAGACTGATTCTGAAGGGTGGCGGCTGCGAGAATAAGAATATTCAATACAGCCTTCCAGCAGAATTAGAAGGATTGGGCAAGGCAGGCCGTGATCTGGACGGAATTCGTAAATGTATTTTACATGCTGTTTATCAGGCACAAGGGCAAGGCTGTAGCGCTGGTTTTATTGGTGTTGGTATCGGCGGCGACCGCACAACTGGCTATGAGCTGGCTAAGAAGCAGCTGTTCCGCAAAGTGGAAGATGTTAATCCAATAGAGGATCTCAGCAAGCTGGAAGACTATATCATGGAGAATGCCAATAAGTTGGGTATTGGAACGATGGGCTTTGGTGGGGAAGTTTCGCTGCTTGGTTGTAAGGTCGGCGTAATGAATCGTTTGCCAGCCAGCTTTTTCGTATCTGTTGCCTACAACTGTTGGGCTTTCCGTCGCCAAGGTGTGCTGGTTGATCCGTCAACAGGAAATATAGAGGACTGGTTGTACGAGAGTGGTACAGGGATTTCGGTTGATGATGGACGGGACCAGGCGTCGGAAACGGAAGTGGCGGATGCAGGTGAAGACAATGCAGCTACTGGATCTCGCGAAGTCCACCTGACTACACCGATTAGTGAAGAGGATATCCGTAGTTTACGAGTTGGGGATGTAGTGATTTTATCCGGTGAAATGCATACGGGCCGCGACGCACTTCATAAATATCTAATGGATCATGAGGCTCCGGTGGATTTGAACGGTGCAGTTATCTATCACTGTGGTCCTGTAATGATGAAGGACGAGGAAGGCTGGCATGTTAAAGCAGCGGGTCCGACTACTAGTATCCGTGAAGAGCCCTATCAAGGCGATATTATCAAAAAATTTGGAATTCGTGCCGTAATCGGAAAAGGTGGAATGGGTCCTAAAACGTTAAAAGCTCTTCAGGAGCACGGGGGCGTATATCTCAATGCGATTGGTGGCGCTGCACAGTATTATGCGGAATGCATCAAGAAGGTAAATGCTGTTGATTTTATGGAATTTGGCATTCCTGAAGCAATGTGGCATTTGGATGTGGATGGTTTCGCTGCTATTGTAACGATGGATGCCCATGGCAACAGTCTGCACGCAGATGTAGAGAAAGATTCCGCAGCAAAATTAACTCAGTTTAAAGAACCTGTATTTAAATAAGTCGGGTACAGTCCGGTGAAATAGTCATATAGTGGGGACATCCGCTGCTATGGCTTTTTCTCCGGTTTTATCGAAAATATAAGAATTTATATGTTCCACGCTATAATTTATCCTTATATTCCTCGTGTAATCACTTAGCGTCTATATAGATAGGGACGCCGAAGGTGTTTATGCTTGTCTAAAGGAGGTTTACGAATGGTGCCACATTATATTAGAAATGGTCTTCTTAACGTTACTCCGTATTTTATCGTGGCTGGTGCAGATCAATTGATTGATTTTGTTGTGAACTGCTTTGATGCAAGAATTAATGATATGCTGCGGAATGATGAAGGCAAGATTAGACATGCAGAACTTAGAATAGGAGATTCGATCATCGAGGTTTCCGAGGCTAATGAGAAATATTCACCAGTACAGCTCGCTATTCATCTATATGTAAGAAATGTGGATGAGACCTTTCGTAAGTGCTTGGATGCCGGGGCATCCATCATTGAAGAACCATTAGATAAGCCTTATGGGGAAAGAGGAGCGGGTATTAGAGATACTCAGGGCAATCAGTGGTTTCTTGCAACCTGTATAGAATGAAATCATGATATTTTACAAAAGTAATACAAAGTAACAGTCCAGAGATAATCAACTTGGGCTGTTATTTTTATATAATCTATTATAGTAGGGATTTATGTCACGAAAATAGTCGCACTGGTTTTTTGATGAAAATGAAGTTAGGATAAAAGATACAATGAAAAAGGGAGAGGCACACTTCAGATGAAACCGTTTCGCGCTCGTCTTACGTTTATACTTATGGCCTTAATCGGTATTTCCATGATTGGCACTGGATTTACGATGGCTCATCTGTTTAAGAGCTCCCATATAGCTGCTCTCGAAGAGAACATGTCCCGGGAAATAAATCTACTCGCAGGTACATTGGAATTTGTAGATATGGACGCCTCCAATTCCATTCCGTATTACACGGAGCAGGCAGAGCATATCGCCAAGCTTCTGGA
This genomic stretch from Paenibacillus sp. FSL H7-0737 harbors:
- a CDS encoding citrate/2-methylcitrate synthase, yielding MTATKGLEGIVATTSSISSIVDGVLTYRGYDIDELAEHATFEETAYLLWFGSLPTVPELEALKRDLSAFAQIPEQVIEQMKLYPKDANTMAALRSAVSSLALYDEAADDMSREANEIKAVKLQAQLPTIVAALSRIRKGLEPVAPKEGVSIAENFLYMLWGKEPDSVSVKALDTALVLHADHELNASTFAGRVTVATLSDIYSGVTSAIGALKGPLHGGANEAVMKMLEEIGSLEAVEPFIRKKLDNREKIMGFGHRVYKNGDPRAKHLMKMSLELGTMKNDTTLYDMSVNIEQLITGQKGLRPNVDFYSASVYTQLGIDRELFTPIFAISRTSGWTAHILEQYTDNRIIRPRAEYTGMVEQKYVPVDER
- the icd gene encoding NADP-dependent isocitrate dehydrogenase; the encoded protein is MLKLEKFDLPTEGEQITIKEGKLQVPNNPIIPFIEGDGTGRDIWKASKRVLDAAVTKAYGGTKQIAWYEVFAGEKAFNTYGEWLPNDTLEAIREYFVAIKGPLTTPIGGGIRSLNVALRQELDLYVCLRPVRYFQGVPSPVKRPELVDMVIFRENTEDIYAGIEYQEGSAEVKKVIEFLQKEMGVNKIRFPETSGIGIKPVSSEGSKRLVRAAIEYAIKHGRKSVTLVHKGNIMKFTEGAFKNWGYEVAEQEFGDKVFTWSQYDVIKERDGEAAANAAQKDAEAAGKIIIKDAIADIALQQVLTRPTDFDVIATLNLNGDYLSDALAAQIGGIGIAPGANINYITGHAIFEATHGTAPKYADKDVVNPGSVILSGVMLLEHLGWQEAADLIYKGMETAINNKTVTYDFARLMEGATELKCSAFADEIINHL
- the mdh gene encoding malate dehydrogenase, giving the protein MAIKRYKITVVGAGFTGATTALMLAQKELGDVVLLDIPQMENPTKGKALDMQEAGPVQRFDSHIIGTSSYEDAVDSDIVIITAGIARKPGMSRDDLVNINAGIVKSVCENVRDVAPESIVIILSNPVDAMTYAAFEALGFPKNRVIGQSGVLDTARYCTFIAQELNVSVEDVRGFVIGGHGNDMVPLVRYSSVGGIPIDTLIPTDRIEEIVKRTRVGGGEIVDLLGNGSAYYAPAASLVQMTEAILKDKKRIIPVIALLEGEYGYDNLFLGVPALLGANGIEKIFELELTAEEKAALDKSAESVRSVTAILSV
- a CDS encoding SDR family oxidoreductase, coding for MSNDKQATKTLPPQEQHHQPGIESEMKPLPKYEPANYKAAGKLQGKAALITGGDSGIGRAVAVLFAKEGADVVISYLNEHSDAEETKRQVEQEGRKCILIPGDIGVETFCKDLIKQTVEGLGKLDILINNAAEQHPQAKIEDITSEQLERTFRTNIFAMFYLTKAAMPHLKAGSAIINTTSITAYRGSPQLLDYSSTKGAILSFTRSLSTNLAEKGIRVNGVAPGPIWTPLIPSTFDAKQVSEFGGTQPMKRPGQPEELAPAYVYLASDDSSYVTGQVIHVNGGEVVNG
- the yfbR gene encoding 5'-deoxynucleotidase, which translates into the protein MNYHFSAYLYRLQYIQRWSLMRSTAPENVAEHSFHVALLTHMLCSIGNIHYGRSLNAERAATMALFHDASEVFTGDIATPVKYNNPRLLTNFREMERIAAERLTGMIPPELQGIYTQLMQPEDSSPDSEDVLLHSYVKAADRLDAYLKCVWEVAAGNREFAAAKEQTGAKLRGLGLQEVDYFLTHMAPSFEMSLDELSAGN
- a CDS encoding fumarate hydratase; translation: MQHFEDSIYNLIVETSTNLPGDVRRAVAKGRALEDRATRSGLALTTIAQNIGMAEQQVSPICQDTGMPTFIIHTPVGINQIEMKKDIHNAIVRATKNGKLRPNSVDSLTGENSGDNLGAGTPVIHFEQWEEEKIDVRLILKGGGCENKNIQYSLPAELEGLGKAGRDLDGIRKCILHAVYQAQGQGCSAGFIGVGIGGDRTTGYELAKKQLFRKVEDVNPIEDLSKLEDYIMENANKLGIGTMGFGGEVSLLGCKVGVMNRLPASFFVSVAYNCWAFRRQGVLVDPSTGNIEDWLYESGTGISVDDGRDQASETEVADAGEDNAATGSREVHLTTPISEEDIRSLRVGDVVILSGEMHTGRDALHKYLMDHEAPVDLNGAVIYHCGPVMMKDEEGWHVKAAGPTTSIREEPYQGDIIKKFGIRAVIGKGGMGPKTLKALQEHGGVYLNAIGGAAQYYAECIKKVNAVDFMEFGIPEAMWHLDVDGFAAIVTMDAHGNSLHADVEKDSAAKLTQFKEPVFK
- a CDS encoding VOC family protein — its product is MVPHYIRNGLLNVTPYFIVAGADQLIDFVVNCFDARINDMLRNDEGKIRHAELRIGDSIIEVSEANEKYSPVQLAIHLYVRNVDETFRKCLDAGASIIEEPLDKPYGERGAGIRDTQGNQWFLATCIE